The DNA sequence ATTCAGTGTCCGAATTAAATACTAAATATGGTTAACACACTTCTGAAGACAATACATTCTCAACAAAGCCTTATTGTGttcatattttaattcattcaaCCACACTTTGGACATTAAATTCAACAATAAcggaatttatgaatttttttattcactGACTTTAGTACATTGATGTAATCATTTGACAATCGCTTTGTAATAGTTCTGCAAGTCCATACGTTTGTTGCACCGTCTGCCGTATCAACCTCTGCGAAACGTTCCCAGCAATAGTGGCACACGTCTCCGTCCGAAAAGGTGTAGACCCTGGTTTTGAAGATGCAGATATCAGCACGAAAAGGCTCTTATATCTGTAAGTTTCTTGGCCGAAAcctctttctttttctctcaAAGTTTTCTCAACGTCCGACAATTCTTTTTATAACACGGAATCGTCCTTTCTTTTGCACTAAAACAGCGGACACGACACTTTCAAATATCTGCTGGATTCGAACTTTGTCGGTCGAAGAACACTCAATAAAAGAGTGTCCACCAACCTCTCTGCAAAACTCAAAGCCTTCCTCAAATGTCACGTGACCGGAGTCATCTTCTCGTCTGAGGTCCACATGTGTGGCCACAAGAATAATGTTCTGCCTTTTGTTCATATTTCGTATGGTGGGTATCCAGAAGTCTTTTACATTTCTGAACGACTCCCGATCTACTGCACTGTAGCAGACGACAAACACTTCTCTGCTGCTATTTGTTGTCTTCGTGAAGTCTGTTTGGTACTACAACATGAACAAGACTGTTATATAAATTTTAGTAATTCTTGTGAAAGGTTGCAATGATAAAACTCAAATTAACGCATTCACGTTAACTCTTTGCAAATAGTAGTATTTACCTCTCCACCAAAATCCGTAATGTTGACCAAGTACTTGTCTCCATAGACCGATACCACGGCAGTGTACTTCTCCATCACCGTCGCCATGTATCCGTCAGGGGGCACCTGGCCAACGAACGACTGGATCAGGCTCGATTTACCGACCATCCCATCTCCGACTACAGAACAACTAACAGGCTTTGACACAACCATATTGCTTCTGTCTTGCTGAAggcacaattatgatttaaagaGGAACGAAAACATGCTATATAGGCATTCAAGATCTCCTGGAGGGGTAGACCAttgtttttctctttctttGTTTCAACTTCACAGGGAGTATCGAGTTTCCCTCTATAgctttttttctgaaatttataCCTTCACGAGAGGTTATGCTGTCATTGTCGCGAAAAAATGCGACATTTTTTTTGTCAAGACACACTTATGCAACAGACACATCatatataccttatatataatgaaataaatcatagGGACGACCCGTTCCCTCTGaacaaatgaaaaaagttttaCTAATAAAAATGCAAATGTAGGGccgggcgaacacggaccccatATAcgggaccaggtgcccaggaagagtcagcatcccctgttgaccagtcacacccgccgtgagccctatacaaTAAGTCGTACGTTAGATTAAGATGAATTACTGTTTTGAAAtaccaaaatatatatacataaagtgTATTTGCTCAGATAGATTGCATAGAATACTGTTATTCGAACTGAATAACCTTATCAGAATGTGTTTATCATTTTGCTATGGCTATGCATACAATTAAATGGTCAATTGAATCCTAACAAGCCATGTTGAGTGACATTGGAGGAATTTCATTAAATGTAGGTTTAcactatatataatacaaatttgTCAGGAAACGGGGGAAAGTCCttttaacataattttttaCTTCAATGAAAAAAAGAACGTTTTTCAGGAGTTTTTGTCCATTGATTTGCGGAAGAAAGATCTGGTTGTCAAAATTGTGCATGACTGCCTTGAATGAATAATGAATTGCTttcattttaaaggtttttttctGTTAAAATAGTTTCGCTGACATGCTTTTATCTGTACACGGAAATGATTGCTGGAATGAAATGGTTTGCCTACCTTCACAGGCTTACAATGAACATACTCCCAATAAAAATGTAAGAAGTAAGGTGCATATACCATAAGTTACTCAATGTGTCTGATTTCGGACGTGACTATAAGGAAAACCTCACTGTAATTCAATTACAAACTGAAGAGCAATGCCCAATTACAATGTATGCTTTGGTTATCTTCATTATAATagtagatattttaaaatcaatggaagttcttatgaaataaaattactttaaTCATCAATCTTTtgcatctttcttttttaaaagaatggTCGGCATAACTAATGCTTAAATTACATATCATAATCATATTCAccgttttaaatatattacaCGACATTttcatttagttttaaaaaggGGGGAAATCGTGTACAGTGATGTATTCTCATATAAACATACTGCATTTATTTTTGTGGTGgcattaatatattttaaactgGCAAATCAGAGAAAATTATTACATATGATAAGGGTTCCATTTGCTTCCCaagatttgttttaaaataaagtatTCAAGAATCCTGATGCAATTCAGTTCTTCCTATCAATTTAACCAGTATGACCTAGACTTACAATCATGACAGCATAAAAGATGACATTTTCCCGCCATTTTCTGACACAAAATGACAATTTTGATTGAACAAACTTCATATTCATGCCAGATTCATCTTCCACCATACTTTGGTGAAGGAATTATTTGTCTAAATCTGCGtcctacatatatatttttttatgaaagacAAATGTTCGCGAACTTGCGTAAAATTGAGCGCAATGTCTTAGATACATGTCTTAGAGACAGCCTGTATGTAAAACTGGGTTGGACGTGATTTACTATATGAGATGTATAAAATGAGATTTGATTTTTCTTCAAAGCTGAGCTTTTATGCGTCAAAAAGGACtgttatatatagataattataAAGTCCTTGTATATTATGCAAAACAACTTACTCGAGAGTGTTAGAAAAGCAAATGAATATCCCATTCAAGATATtcatatgtgatatatatatatatatatatattatatatatatatatatatatatatatatatatatatatatatatatcatctacttaataaaaaaaatgcatacTGATTAGAAATATCATCCCACAAAATGCATCCTCTATACACCTATAACTCGGTTACAAAAACTAATCTCACAGCAAGGTCAAGTGTAAGTGTAGCAGCACTTAatgaataaaacatattttacaatgtaaacGGCAATAAAACttatgctttttaaaacttgccacaacatacaaataaatgtgtaatgtaGTGACTTCTAAATTTGCTTCATCATAGGTTGTTAAGTGCCAATTAAAGATCAACAGAAAGGTAGTCAGAGCCCTAGACAAACTGAACCGCAACTCTTTTATTATTACAACAACCACACATCTTAACCATAATACACAAAACACGAAGATGCAAGTCCTGAACGCAGGGCACTGGGTTCTAAAATCTTCATTGTTCGTCTGTCTCTAGAAAGCAAAAGACCTGCGGTTTTGAAGGCTCCTGGTTATTATCATTGGTGGCAAACCTCTAATTAGCATTTATTATTGGGAATTTCCATTTTCTAACCTCTTTAAATGACCGTGTTTACCCAGGGTTAAACGTGTATTCAACACATGCAGCTCAAGTGTCGGTTAAATACCCAAGTATGAATACATCAAAGTATATTATCGTATTTGAACTGCGCTTTTTAGTATAACGTCAGAATACAGAGAAGAAGATAGTACGATAGGTGTCTGTTGGCATCAAAAAGAAGCAGACGTGCTCCGAACAGACGTGACAGCCAAAAGTATCGCTAACATTCAGAAACATCAGGAAGTTAGGTTAAGCTCTCGGCCACAcgtttaatatattttcaaatggcTTTTATTATGATAAACTTCGCAGTTAGTACGGTGTATCAGGAATCTTTCAAGTTGATGACTTCGTTTTTTTCCCCCTTCTGAATAGACCCTTGAATACCAGTAACACAAGGACAGCAAATATAATATGTTAATCCCACGGGTTATCACAATAATTAAACAAGCTTATAGAAACATATTATTATAcatcagtatgagaattctatgcaacgcgtaatctgcttggtctagacagtcacgtttcagggatgataaaacttcttattatatactttcaatttcatctcttctcttttctttaaaaaca is a window from the Ostrea edulis chromosome 5, xbOstEdul1.1, whole genome shotgun sequence genome containing:
- the LOC125651640 gene encoding rho-related GTP-binding protein RhoQ-like produces the protein MVVSKPVSCSVVGDGMVGKSSLIQSFVGQVPPDGYMATVMEKYTAVVSVYGDKYLVNITDFGGEYQTDFTKTTNSSREVFVVCYSAVDRESFRNVKDFWIPTIRNMNKRQNIILVATHVDLRREDDSGHVTFEEGFEFCREVGGHSFIECSSTDKVRIQQIFESVVSAVLVQKKGRFRVIKRIVGR